A single genomic interval of Nocardioides palaemonis harbors:
- a CDS encoding ABC transporter substrate-binding protein has protein sequence MTRTRPLAVLTTGAALLALASCWGGPGDPDDRDRPESERLFVETGPAVKDATRTGPAVPVPGADEGGTLTVYLPGAPGPDTLDPSGALSAVGNPIQQGLVSRSLTQYARGEDGGAVLVPDLATDLGRHNDDYTEWTFTIRDDATWEDGSPVTAEEVAFGICRSLDIEEFSHGPGSEYARTYFLGADGYDGPYAGDDPDCADWDGISVDGQDLTIRMSRPFPDMDYYGAFMAMGPVPLGDASDPVAYRQRPLANGPYEVERWDPYEQLVLVRNEEWDAASDPARHQYPERWVFKFTQDQAKVDEIMLSGSPRGRDALSTSVGSGRYREAERLLGDRLVQTPTSCVATVTPDYTKITDVRVRRALAYAFPYEDVWQAAGEVANVTRVRAHSLMPPGMPGHRDVQVGEEVITYDPAHARELLAEAGYADEPYPLTMIYFELDPQVRAAQDQVTTGLEAGGFSVKAIPVQESPYDTWLNPDDELDRRLNVRAANVCPGWPGGSALLPTLLRTGATFNTARFSEPSVDDEMDRIATLPIDEQADAWADLEREVMERWFPVVPVADINRLFAFGTGVGNPSGDSSMGTPNYKDLYVER, from the coding sequence ATGACCAGGACCAGGCCGCTGGCAGTCCTCACGACCGGAGCCGCGCTGCTCGCGCTGGCCTCCTGCTGGGGCGGCCCGGGCGACCCCGACGACCGCGACCGACCGGAGTCCGAGCGGCTGTTCGTCGAGACCGGCCCCGCCGTGAAGGACGCCACGAGGACCGGTCCCGCCGTCCCGGTCCCGGGCGCCGACGAGGGCGGCACGCTCACGGTCTACCTGCCGGGCGCGCCGGGTCCGGACACCCTCGATCCCTCGGGCGCGTTGTCGGCTGTGGGCAACCCGATCCAGCAGGGGCTCGTCAGCCGCTCGCTGACCCAGTACGCGCGCGGCGAGGACGGCGGCGCCGTGCTGGTGCCCGACCTCGCCACCGACCTGGGCCGCCACAACGACGACTACACCGAGTGGACCTTCACCATCCGCGACGACGCGACGTGGGAGGACGGCTCGCCCGTCACCGCCGAGGAGGTGGCCTTCGGGATCTGCCGCTCCCTCGACATCGAGGAGTTCTCCCACGGCCCCGGGAGCGAGTACGCCCGCACCTACTTCCTCGGGGCCGACGGCTACGACGGTCCCTACGCGGGCGACGACCCGGACTGCGCGGACTGGGACGGCATCTCGGTCGACGGGCAGGACCTCACGATCCGGATGTCCCGACCGTTCCCCGACATGGACTACTACGGCGCCTTCATGGCGATGGGCCCGGTGCCGCTCGGCGACGCCTCGGACCCGGTGGCGTACCGCCAGCGACCGCTCGCCAACGGGCCCTACGAGGTGGAGCGCTGGGACCCCTACGAGCAGCTGGTGCTGGTGCGCAACGAGGAGTGGGACGCCGCGTCCGACCCGGCACGCCACCAGTACCCCGAGCGCTGGGTCTTCAAGTTCACCCAGGACCAGGCCAAGGTCGACGAGATCATGCTGTCCGGCAGCCCCCGCGGTCGTGACGCGCTGTCCACCTCGGTCGGCTCGGGTCGCTACCGGGAGGCCGAGCGCCTGCTCGGGGACCGGCTGGTGCAGACGCCCACCAGCTGCGTCGCGACCGTGACGCCCGACTACACGAAGATCACCGACGTGCGGGTGCGCCGCGCGCTGGCCTACGCCTTCCCCTACGAGGACGTCTGGCAGGCGGCGGGCGAGGTCGCCAACGTGACGCGGGTGCGCGCTCACTCGCTGATGCCGCCAGGCATGCCCGGGCACCGTGACGTGCAGGTCGGCGAGGAAGTCATCACCTACGACCCTGCCCACGCCCGCGAGCTCCTCGCCGAGGCGGGCTACGCCGACGAGCCCTACCCGCTCACGATGATCTACTTCGAGCTCGACCCGCAGGTCCGTGCCGCCCAGGACCAGGTCACCACCGGACTGGAGGCAGGCGGCTTCTCGGTGAAGGCGATCCCCGTCCAGGAGTCGCCGTACGACACCTGGCTCAACCCGGACGACGAGCTGGACCGGAGGCTCAACGTCCGGGCCGCCAACGTGTGCCCGGGATGGCCCGGCGGATCCGCGCTGCTGCCGACCCTGCTTCGCACGGGCGCGACCTTCAACACCGCGCGCTTCTCCGAGCCGTCGGTCGACGACGAGATGGACCGGATCGCGACCCTGCCGATCGACGAGCAGGCCGACGCGTGGGCCGACCTCGAGCGGGAGGTGATGGAGCGCTGGTTCCCGGTGGTGCCGGTCGCCGACATCAACCGGCTGTTCGCGTTCGGGACCGGCGTCGGCAACCCCAGCGGCGACTCCTCGATGGGGACGCCCAACTACAAGGACCTCTACGTCGAGCGCTGA